In Acomys russatus chromosome 26, mAcoRus1.1, whole genome shotgun sequence, a genomic segment contains:
- the Irx3 gene encoding iroquois-class homeodomain protein IRX-3: MSFPQLGYQYIRPLYPPERPGAAGGGGGSAGARSGPGSGASELAASGSLSNVLSSVYGAPYAAAAAAAAAAQGYGAFLPYATELPIFPQLGAQYELKDSPGVQHPATAAAFPHPHPAFYPYGQYQFGDPSRPKNATRESTSTLKAWLNEHRKNPYPTKGEKIMLAIITKMTLTQVSTWFANARRRLKKENKMTWAPRSRTDEEGNAYGSEREEEDEEEDEEEGKRELEMEEEELAGEEEDTGGEGLADDEEDEEIDLENLDSAAAGSELALAGAAHRNGDFGLGPISDCKNSDSDDSSEGLEERPLSVLSLAPAPQPVARAPPSPPSPPSGLDPCASAQAPSSVLQKPKIWSLAETATSPDNPRRSPPRAGGSPPGAAVAPPTLQLSPAAAAAAAAAHRLVSAPLGKFPAWTNRPFPGPPPGPRPHPLSMLGSAPQHLLGLPGAAGHSAAAAAAAAAYARPAEPESGTDRCSALEVEKKLLKTAFQPVPRRPQNHLDAALVLSALSSS, from the exons ATGTCCTTCCCCCAGCTCGGATACCAGTACATCCGCCCGCTCTATCCACCCGAGCGTCCGGGAGCCgcaggaggcggcggcggcagcgccGGGGCCAGGAGCGGTCCGGGCTCCGGAGCCTCAGAGCTGGCCGCCTCGGGGTCCCTATCCAATGTGCTTTCGTCCGTGTACGGGGCACCCTACGCGGCGGCTGCAGCAGCCGCTGCGGCCGCCCAGGGTTACGGAGCCTTCCTGCCCTACGCCACGGAGCTGCCCATCTTTCCACAGCTG GGCGCTCAGTATGAGCTGAAGGACAGCCCTGGGGTCCAGCATCCGGCCACGGCCGCCGCGTTCCCGCACCCGCACCCTGCCTTCTACCCCTACGGCCAGTACCAGTTCGGAGACCCGTCCCGTCCCAAGAACGCCACCCGAGAAAGCACGAGCACGCTCAAGGCCTGGCTCAACGAACACCGCAAGAACCCGTACCCCACCAAGGGCGAGAAGATCATGCTGGCCATCATCACCAAGATGACTCTCACCCAGGTGTCCACCTGGTTCGCCAACGCCCGCCGGCGCctcaagaaagagaacaagatgaCGTGGGCGCCCCGCAGTCGCACGGACGAGGAGGGCAATGCTTATGGGAGCGAGCGGGAGGAGGAGGACGAAGAGGAAGACGAGGAAGAGGGCAAACGCGAgttggagatggaggaggaggagctggcaggagaggaggaggacaccGGGGGCGAGGGCCTGGCCGACGACGAAGAGGATGAGGAGATCGATTTGGAAAACTTAGACAGCGCCGCAGCCGGGTCGGAACTGGCCCTGGCTGGGGCAGCGCACAGGAACGGCGACTTTGGCCTAGGACCCATTTCGGACTGCAAAAATAGCGACTCAGACGACAGCTCCGAAGGCTTGGAGGAGCGACCACTGTCGGTCTTGAGCCTGGCCCCAGCGCCACAGCCAGTGGCCAGGGCTCCTCCATCTCCACCTTCTCCACCCTCCGGCCTGGACCCCTGCGCTTCTGCACAAGcgccctcctctgtcctccagaaGCCCAAGATCTGGTCACTGGCCGAAACGGCCACTAGCCCAGACAACCCACGTCGCTCGCCTCCCAGAGCTGGAGGTTCTCCTCCCGGGGCAGCCGTCGCGCCCCCGACGCTGCAGCTCTCGCCCGCGGccgctgctgcagctgcagcggCACACAGACTCGTCTCCGCGCCGCTTGGCAAATTCCCCGCTTGGACCAACCGGCCTTTCCCAGGCCCGCCTCCTGGCCCACGGCCGCACCCGCTGTCCATGCTAGGCTCGGCCCCACAGCACCTGCTGGGACTTCCCGGAGCCGCGGGTCACTCGGCTGCCGctgcggccgccgccgccgcctatGCTCGGCCTGCGGAGCCTGAGAGTGGAACAG ATCGCTGTAGTGCCTTGGAAGTGGAGAAAAAGTTGCTGAAGACAGCTTTCCAGCCGGTGCCAAGGCG GCCCCAGAACCACCTGGATGCTGCTCTGGTCTTATCAGCTCTCTCCTCATCTTAA